In candidate division WOR-3 bacterium, a single window of DNA contains:
- the nuoK gene encoding NADH-quinone oxidoreductase subunit NuoK, which produces MELKSLFYLSIFLFSLGLYGVLSRRNALGILIALELIFNSANLNFGIFSLAWGNPAGVMTIVFGIGITAIEVVLGFAIVILLFRLRKTSNADEVEILKG; this is translated from the coding sequence ATGGAGTTAAAATCTCTTTTTTACCTTTCAATATTTTTATTTTCTCTTGGACTTTATGGAGTTTTATCAAGGAGAAATGCTCTTGGAATTTTAATAGCCCTGGAATTAATTTTTAACAGTGCGAATTTAAATTTTGGAATCTTTTCTCTTGCATGGGGAAATCCTGCAGGTGTGATGACAATAGTTTTCGGGATAGGAATTACTGCCATTGAGGTTGTCCTTGGATTTGCTATTGTAATACTTCTTTTTAGATTAAGAAAAACATCAAATGCAGACGAAGTTGAAATTTTAAAGGGTTAA
- a CDS encoding NADH-quinone oxidoreductase subunit J, which yields MKIIFWITFVITGISGLMTVLTRDLFRSALYLGVTLLGTGVLYLFLGFDFVGWTQILVYVGGVVLLMIFTIMLARESIMKPLVNTIRNPFTSGLFALLIFLLLLLIGKTFYFSPYGLEKDVNFLPYLIFQSKYVLPFEILSILLLAGFIGAILIARRD from the coding sequence ATGAAAATAATATTCTGGATAACATTTGTAATAACAGGAATTTCAGGACTTATGACTGTTTTAACAAGGGATTTATTCAGAAGTGCATTATATCTTGGAGTAACACTTCTTGGAACAGGAGTTTTATATCTTTTCCTTGGTTTTGATTTTGTCGGATGGACACAGATTTTAGTTTATGTGGGTGGAGTTGTTCTATTAATGATTTTCACAATAATGCTTGCAAGGGAATCTATAATGAAACCACTTGTAAATACAATAAGAAATCCCTTTACAAGTGGACTCTTTGCCCTTCTTATTTTTTTACTCTTATTACTAATAGGCAAAACTTTTTATTTTTCTCCTTATGGTCTTGAAAAGGATGTAAATTTTCTCCCATATTTAATCTTTCAGAGTAAATATGTTTTACCTTTTGAAATTTTATCAATTTTACTTTTGGCTGGTTTTATAGGTGCTATTCTTATTGCAAGGAGGGATTAA
- the nuoL gene encoding NADH-quinone oxidoreductase subunit L encodes MDLSLLALISWWAPFFSFLIIGIFIRNYGKLSAFLSISAIFLSLILSTLILINIEKIENPILKNLLWLPYGTKAGIPGSESILFGLFLDKLSAIMLFVVALVAFAVQVYSIGYMHEESSPSLGRYYAYHSLFAFSMIGLTLSKNILQMFVFWELVGVCSYLLIGFYYYKPEAARAALKAFWITKLGDVGFMIGILTLYFNFGNLDIYNLISSPSILKAQGSLSSLILLLLFCGAIGKSAQFPLHIWLPDAMEGPTPVSALIHAATMVAAGVYMVSRLFPVYVEFPDVMWVITILGSFTAFFSATMALVQEDIKRILAYSTISQLGYMMAGLGAGSLNAGFFHLFTHAFFKALLFLGAGAAIHAVHSNSIWDMGGLFKKTPITSISFLIGALALAGIPPFSGFYSKEEIILTVYSYPNKIPFLFLALTIFLTAFYMGRAYTVAFLNKPRTKEAEHAHDPDLSMKFSLVLLSLFSIFAGFYAEKISHLLSYLEGEKVLKETESVKILSLLLALTGILSSYYVYSRALEFASNLKTKFSFIYITLKRRYYVDDAFEWIYRRILIFLSVFASWWDRHIVDGIVNWVIYTTGRIGKSLRVIQTGVIQDYLFYIAIGSTIMLLLILRGF; translated from the coding sequence ATGGACCTTTCTCTTTTAGCCTTAATTTCATGGTGGGCACCCTTTTTCTCTTTTTTAATTATAGGAATTTTTATAAGGAATTATGGAAAATTATCAGCTTTCCTTTCAATTTCAGCAATTTTCTTATCACTAATATTAAGCACTCTTATTTTAATTAATATAGAAAAAATTGAAAACCCTATTCTTAAAAATCTCCTTTGGCTTCCTTATGGAACAAAAGCTGGAATACCAGGTTCTGAATCAATATTATTTGGTCTTTTTCTTGATAAACTATCAGCAATAATGTTATTTGTTGTAGCGCTTGTTGCCTTTGCTGTTCAGGTATATTCCATAGGTTACATGCATGAAGAGTCGTCCCCATCTCTTGGTAGATACTATGCCTATCACTCCCTATTTGCCTTTTCTATGATAGGACTCACCCTTTCTAAAAACATATTGCAGATGTTTGTCTTCTGGGAGCTTGTAGGTGTCTGTTCCTATCTATTAATTGGTTTTTATTATTATAAACCAGAAGCAGCAAGAGCTGCTCTTAAGGCCTTCTGGATTACAAAACTTGGTGATGTTGGATTTATGATCGGTATTTTAACATTATATTTTAATTTTGGCAATCTTGATATTTATAATTTGATTAGTAGTCCATCAATTTTAAAAGCTCAGGGTTCACTTTCTTCCTTAATTCTTCTCCTACTTTTCTGCGGTGCAATAGGTAAATCTGCACAATTTCCACTACATATATGGCTTCCTGATGCAATGGAAGGTCCCACACCTGTCTCAGCACTTATCCATGCAGCAACAATGGTTGCCGCAGGTGTTTATATGGTCTCAAGACTTTTCCCTGTTTATGTTGAGTTTCCTGATGTAATGTGGGTAATAACAATTTTAGGTTCATTTACTGCCTTTTTCTCAGCAACAATGGCACTTGTTCAGGAAGATATAAAAAGAATTCTTGCCTATTCAACCATATCACAACTTGGATACATGATGGCAGGTCTTGGAGCAGGTTCTTTAAATGCTGGATTCTTTCATCTCTTTACCCATGCCTTTTTCAAAGCCTTATTATTCCTCGGGGCAGGTGCAGCAATTCACGCAGTTCACTCTAATTCAATATGGGATATGGGAGGGTTATTTAAGAAAACACCTATCACATCTATTTCTTTTCTTATAGGAGCACTTGCATTAGCGGGAATTCCTCCTTTCTCAGGATTTTATTCCAAGGAGGAAATAATTTTAACAGTTTATTCCTATCCCAATAAAATTCCTTTTCTGTTTTTAGCTCTTACTATATTCTTAACTGCTTTTTATATGGGTAGAGCATATACAGTTGCATTTCTGAATAAACCAAGAACAAAGGAAGCAGAACATGCCCATGATCCTGACCTTTCAATGAAATTTTCCCTTGTATTACTCTCCCTTTTCTCAATCTTTGCAGGGTTTTATGCAGAAAAAATTTCTCATTTGCTTTCTTATTTAGAAGGAGAAAAAGTTTTAAAAGAAACAGAAAGTGTAAAGATTCTATCTCTCCTTTTAGCCTTAACTGGAATTCTATCTTCCTATTATGTTTATTCAAGAGCTTTAGAATTTGCCTCTAACTTAAAAACAAAATTCTCCTTTATTTATATAACTCTTAAAAGAAGATATTATGTTGATGATGCGTTTGAATGGATATATAGGAGAATTTTGATTTTCCTTTCTGTTTTTGCCAGTTGGTGGGATAGACATATTGTTGATGGTATCGTAAACTGGGTTATTTATACAACAGGTAGAATTGGAAAATCACTTAGAGTAATACAAACAGGCGTTATTCAGGATTATCTTTTTTATATCGCTATAGGCTCAACTATAATGCTACTTTTAATATTAAGGGGATTTTAA
- a CDS encoding 4Fe-4S dicluster domain-containing protein, translating into MLKILNVLKITIKNFFRETFTIMYPDKKKEIPQRYRGPLFALPLDEDGELKCIACRLCEQICPSEIITVVPAKEKSKKGKTYPEKFTLELHACLACELCVQVCPTDAIVMLKIPGWAALSHEEMFLTLPKMVEYGKKYESSISTGSALRNMQTPPRREKISVKKEE; encoded by the coding sequence ATGTTAAAAATTTTGAATGTTTTAAAAATTACAATAAAAAATTTTTTTAGAGAAACTTTTACAATAATGTATCCTGACAAAAAGAAAGAAATACCCCAAAGATATAGAGGACCTCTATTTGCTTTGCCACTTGATGAGGATGGAGAATTAAAATGTATTGCTTGCAGATTGTGTGAGCAGATTTGTCCTTCTGAGATAATAACTGTAGTTCCAGCAAAAGAAAAAAGTAAAAAGGGTAAAACATATCCAGAAAAATTCACCCTTGAGCTTCATGCCTGTCTCGCCTGTGAACTCTGTGTTCAGGTATGTCCAACTGATGCAATTGTTATGTTAAAAATTCCAGGTTGGGCTGCTTTATCTCATGAAGAAATGTTTTTAACCCTTCCTAAGATGGTAGAATATGGAAAAAAATATGAGAGTTCAATAAGCACAGGTAGCGCTTTAAGAAATATGCAAACACCTCCAAGAAGAGAAAAAATTTCTGTTAAAAAGGAGGAATAA